Part of the Lysobacter enzymogenes genome is shown below.
CGCCGGCGCACCCCAGGCGATCTTTCCCGCAGTGCCGGCTCGCAAGCGTTTCCTCGTCTGATCCCCTCACGACCTGGAGCTTGCGATGAAAGTACTGGCCTGCGATGGCATCCACGAAGACGGTTTGGCCCTGTTCCGCGAAGCGGGCTGGGACGTCGTCGTGTCCGACCCGATCAAGGACACCGCCGCGCTCGCCGCCGCGCTCAAGGGCGTGGACGCGATCCTGGTGCGTTCGGCGACCAAGGTGCCGGCCGAAGCGCTGGCGGATGCGAACCAACTGCGCGTGATCGGCCGCGCCGGCGCCGGCGTCGACACCATCGACGTGGAAGCCGCGACCGAGCGCGGCATCGCGGTCATGAACGCGCCCGACGGCAACACCCTGGCCGCGGCCGAACACGCGATCTCGCTGCTGTTCGCGCTGGCCCGCCACATCCCGCGCGCCGACGCCGGCATGAAGGCCGGCGAATGGCCGAAGAACGGCCTCACCGGTTTCGAGCTCGAAGGCAAGAAGCTCGGCGTGATCGGCCTGGGCCGCATCGGCGGCACGGTCGCGCGCAAGGCCCAGGGCATCGGCATGGAAGTGGCCGCGCACGATCCGTTCCTGCCCGCGTCCGCCGCCGGCAAGGGCAGCGTGCCGCTGAAGACGCTCGAGGAGCTGCTGGCCTGGGCCGACGTCGTCACCCTGCACATCCCGCGCACCAAGGAAACGACCAACCTGCTGTCGGAAGCGAACATGCGCGCGATGAAGAAGGGCGCGTACCTGGTCAACGCCGCGCGCGGCGGCCTGGTCGACGAAGCCGCGCTGCTGGCGCTGATCGAAGAAGGCCACATCGCCGGCGCCGCGCTCGACACCTTCGTGACCGAACCGCTGCCGGCCGATTCGCCGCTGCGCGCGAACCCCAAACTGATCCTGACCCCGCACCTGGGGGCCTCGACCAGCGAAGCGCAGCAGGCGGTCAGCACGATCCTCGCCCGCCAGATCATCGACTTCGTCGCCACCGGCGCGGTCGCCGGCTGCGTCAACCTGCCGCCGCTGACCGCCGAAGCCGCGCGCGAAGTCGGCCCGTGGATGCCGCTGATGTCGGCGCTGGGCCGCCTCGCCGCGCGCCTGGTGCCGGCGCCTACGCGCCTGGAAATCACCTATGCCGGACGCACCGAAGCGCTGGATACGCGGCCGCTGTCGCGGCTGTTGGTGGCGGCGCTGCTCGGCACCGCATCGGGCCGGGTCACGCCGGTCAACGCGTTGCAGGAAGCCGCCGCGCGCGGGCTGGTCGTGTCGGAAACCCTCGGCGGCAACGGCGACGGTTTCGACCGCCTGCTCAAGCTGCGCGTGGTCGGCGAGAAGCGCACCCGCGAGATCGAGGCGACCTTGCACCGCGGCCCGCGCGTGGTCCGCCTGGACGGCGTCGAAATCGAATTCGATCCGCAGGCGCACGTGCTGCTGCTGCGCAACGAGGACCGTCCCGGCATGATCGGCGTGGTCGGCTCGACCCTCGGCGCGGCCGGCGTCAACATCGTCAACTTCGCCCTCGGCGCGGCCGGCGACGGCCAGGCGCGCGCGGCGATCACCGTCGACCGCCCGGTCAACGAGGAGCAACTGGCGGCGCTGCGCGCGACTCCGGGCATCCTCTCGCTGGCGCAGGTGTAAGCGCATGCGCATCCTGCTCGCCCGCCACGGAGAGACCCCCTGGAACGCCGAAGGCCGCTACCAGGGGCAGGAAGACATCGCGCTGTCGCCGGTCGGCGAAACCCAGGCGCGCGCGCTCGGCGCGCGCCTGCGCGAAGTGCCGGTGACGCGCGCGGTGGCCTCGCCGCTGTCGCGCGCGCGCCGCACCGCCGAGCTCGCGCTCGGCGAGGAGCGCGCGTCGATGCTGCAACTCGACCCGGGCCTGATGGAGATCGCCCACGGCAGTTGGGAAGGCCTGCTCGCCAGCGAAATCCGCGAACGCGACGGCGACCGCCTGCGCGCCTGGCGCGACACCCCGCACGAGGTGCTGATGCCCGGCGGCGAATCGATCGTGCACGTGCTCGACCGCGCCTGGCCCGCGTTCGCCAAGGCCTGCGAAGGGCTGAAGGACGACGACACCTTGCTGGTGGTCGCCCACGACGCGGTCAACCGGGTGCTGCTGTGCAAGATCCTCGGCATCCCGTTGGCCAAGCTGTGGACGTTCCGGCAGGCGCCGACGACGTTGAACCTGCTCGAGGGCGACAGCGTCGAGCGGCTCGAGGTGGTGCGGTTGAACGATTGCAGCCATCACACGGCGTTGTTCGGGGAGGCGGTGCATCGGGCGTTGTGAGCGCGCCGGACCGGGGCGCCGAACGGCGCTCCGGCCGCGTGCCGTTATGGTCCAATAGCCCCCGCGCGCCGCAGGACGCGGCGTCTTCAGGGGGCCACATGATCCGTTTCCGCGTTCTCGCGCACGCCTTGGCGGCGGCCGCGACGCTGGCCGTTTGCGCCGGCGCCGGCGCGCAGCCCGTTGCGCAAACCTTCGACCCGGGGGCCGGCGGCCCGATGCCGGCCGACTGTCCGCCGGGCGAGCCGCAGCGTTCGCCGCCGAAGTATCCGCGCGGCTACTTCACTGCCAGCGGCACCACGGTGTTGGTGCTGGACCTCGATCGCTGCGGCCTGATCGATCAGGTCTGGATCGAGCGCAACTCCGGCTACGCCGAGCTCGACCGTGCGGCGGTGGAAGCGGCCAGGCAGTGGCGCTTTTCGCCGGAAATCCGCCAGGGCCGGGCGGTGCCGTCGCGGGTGCGGCTGCCGCTGGATTTCCAGCCGCTCGCGCCCGAGCAGGTCGCCAAGTCGCGCGAGCGCGTGCAGGCCGAATGGGATCGGGCCCGGGCGAACGCGCGCGACGCCCAGCGTCCGCTGCAGAAAGACGGCACCTTGCCGGGCTATTTGCCCGACCCCTATCCGATGCCGGCCGGCTCGGCGCAGGAACTGATCCGCATGGTGCGCAGCGAAGGGCAGCGGATCCCCGGAGACTCGCCGCAGGTGCCGGTGTACACCACCAGTTCCGATCGCGGCCTGCTGGTCTGGCTGGTGCTGGAGGAGGGCATGAGCTTCTCGCCCGCGATCATCCGCCGGCGTCTGGTCGAGGACGGCGAGAAATCCTATTTCCTCAGCGCAGGCACGTGCAGCGCGGCGCGTGCGAGCGATTGCGACGATTTCCGGAAGTTCCTGGAGTTGATGATGGCGCAACACCCGCGGCCGCCGTTGCCGCGCGAGTTGCCGGCCGAACCGTCGCTGCCGCCGCGCGAGCCGATACGGACCTCGCCGGTCGGTCGCTCGCGCTTGCCGATGCCTGCGCTTGCGGATCCGCCGTCGCCGGCGCGCAAGGGCGCGGGCCCGTTGCCGCCGCCTCCGCCCCCGCCGCCGGAACCGCACGACGCCACGCCCCCGGTTCCGGCCTGGCAGCGGGACTGAGGCGGTCCGCATGCCCGCGCCGTGCCGTAGGGGCCGCCGCTGAATCCTGATTCGCCGCGTTCGGCCGTCGCTGCGCGCTTGTTTCGAATCCATCCAGATCCGATCGCGATATGAGAGCCGACAAAACTTTTTCCCCATTGGCGTCCTGGTTGCTTGCGCTGGCGTTGCTGCCGACGGCGGCATGGGCGGCGGATGCCTGTCCGCCGCGTCAGGGCGACAACGCGCCGCCCAAGTATCCCGACCCGGCCTTTCAACCCAACGCCGAAGTCACGCTGCTGATCGGCGTCGACCGTTGCGGCGCCGCGACGACGGTGGAGGCGCTGTGGACCTCCGGGTATCCGGCGCTCGACGCCGCCGCGGTCGAGGCCGCGCGCGGCTGGCGATTCGATCAGGGCCGCGGCGGGCGGGTCCGCGTGCCGGTCGCGTTCGTCGGCAACGGCCCCAGCGCGCCGACGACGTTGCGCAAGCCGACGCCGGAGTTCCTGGCGATCCTGGCCGACTTCTGCGCCATGCGGGTGCCGCCGGTGGCCGCGAACGCCGACGGGACGCTGCCGGGCTTCATCGCGGATCCCGCGCCGTTCGGTTTCGACTCCATCGCGGCGGCCGAACAGACCATGGCGCGCGAGGGCGTGCGCGAAGTCACAGACCTCGACAAGGCGGAGGGCCGCGGCTACATCACCGGAAACACGTTCCGCTGGGAGCGATGGCGCGTGTTCAAGGGCAACTGGGAATTCGCGCCCTCGGTGATGAAGCAGCGCAAGGTGTTCGACGGCGAAAAAAGCTTCATCGTCACCGGCGGCCGCTGCGAAGCCGCCGACCCGGCCAAATGCGCGCGGTTCGAATCGTTCCTGCGCGACTTCAACAAAAAGCCGCAACCGGCCCAGGAAGGGCCGCCGCCGTTGCCCGCAGGTTCGCGCTGCCTGTGAATCCGCCGCGCCGCGGCGGCGAGGGCGGGTGCCGGCGGCGGATCCGGACCGGATCCGTCGAACCGCAGCGGTCGGCGGGACGGCCGCGACGCGATTCCGCCGCTCCTGCGCGGCGACCGGATCGGCGACAATAGCCGCATGCAAACCCGTACCCTCGCCGACTGGCTCGCCCACATCGAACGCATCCACCCCAAGTCCATCGACATGGGGCTCGACCGCATCCGCGAAGTCTCCAGGCGCCTCGGGCTGACCCGCCCGGGCCGCGAGGTGATCACCGTCGGCGGCACCAACGGCAAAGGTTCCACCGTCGCCTTCATCGAAGCCATCGCCCGCGCCGACGGGCGCCGGGTCGGCGCCTACACCTCGCCGCATCTGCTGGCCTACAGCGAGCGCATCCGCATCGGCGGCGAAGACGCCGCCGACGCCGACATCGTCGCCGCGTTCGAAGCCATCGAGGCCGCGCGCGGCGAGGTCGCGCTGACCTATTTCGAATACGGCACCCTGGCCGCGCTGTGGCTGTTCGAACGCGCGGGGCTGGATCTGGCGATCCTGGAAGTCGGCCTCGGCGGGCGCCTGGACGCGACCAATATCGTCGACGCCGACGTGGCGGCGATCACCACGGTCGATCTGGATCACCAGGACTACCTCGGCGACGACCGCGAGAGC
Proteins encoded:
- the serA gene encoding phosphoglycerate dehydrogenase, with translation MKVLACDGIHEDGLALFREAGWDVVVSDPIKDTAALAAALKGVDAILVRSATKVPAEALADANQLRVIGRAGAGVDTIDVEAATERGIAVMNAPDGNTLAAAEHAISLLFALARHIPRADAGMKAGEWPKNGLTGFELEGKKLGVIGLGRIGGTVARKAQGIGMEVAAHDPFLPASAAGKGSVPLKTLEELLAWADVVTLHIPRTKETTNLLSEANMRAMKKGAYLVNAARGGLVDEAALLALIEEGHIAGAALDTFVTEPLPADSPLRANPKLILTPHLGASTSEAQQAVSTILARQIIDFVATGAVAGCVNLPPLTAEAAREVGPWMPLMSALGRLAARLVPAPTRLEITYAGRTEALDTRPLSRLLVAALLGTASGRVTPVNALQEAAARGLVVSETLGGNGDGFDRLLKLRVVGEKRTREIEATLHRGPRVVRLDGVEIEFDPQAHVLLLRNEDRPGMIGVVGSTLGAAGVNIVNFALGAAGDGQARAAITVDRPVNEEQLAALRATPGILSLAQV
- a CDS encoding histidine phosphatase family protein, with protein sequence MRILLARHGETPWNAEGRYQGQEDIALSPVGETQARALGARLREVPVTRAVASPLSRARRTAELALGEERASMLQLDPGLMEIAHGSWEGLLASEIRERDGDRLRAWRDTPHEVLMPGGESIVHVLDRAWPAFAKACEGLKDDDTLLVVAHDAVNRVLLCKILGIPLAKLWTFRQAPTTLNLLEGDSVERLEVVRLNDCSHHTALFGEAVHRAL
- a CDS encoding energy transducer TonB → MQPSHGVVRGGGASGVVSAPDRGAERRSGRVPLWSNSPRAPQDAASSGGHMIRFRVLAHALAAAATLAVCAGAGAQPVAQTFDPGAGGPMPADCPPGEPQRSPPKYPRGYFTASGTTVLVLDLDRCGLIDQVWIERNSGYAELDRAAVEAARQWRFSPEIRQGRAVPSRVRLPLDFQPLAPEQVAKSRERVQAEWDRARANARDAQRPLQKDGTLPGYLPDPYPMPAGSAQELIRMVRSEGQRIPGDSPQVPVYTTSSDRGLLVWLVLEEGMSFSPAIIRRRLVEDGEKSYFLSAGTCSAARASDCDDFRKFLELMMAQHPRPPLPRELPAEPSLPPREPIRTSPVGRSRLPMPALADPPSPARKGAGPLPPPPPPPPEPHDATPPVPAWQRD
- a CDS encoding TonB family protein; the protein is MRADKTFSPLASWLLALALLPTAAWAADACPPRQGDNAPPKYPDPAFQPNAEVTLLIGVDRCGAATTVEALWTSGYPALDAAAVEAARGWRFDQGRGGRVRVPVAFVGNGPSAPTTLRKPTPEFLAILADFCAMRVPPVAANADGTLPGFIADPAPFGFDSIAAAEQTMAREGVREVTDLDKAEGRGYITGNTFRWERWRVFKGNWEFAPSVMKQRKVFDGEKSFIVTGGRCEAADPAKCARFESFLRDFNKKPQPAQEGPPPLPAGSRCL